One window of the Shimwellia blattae DSM 4481 = NBRC 105725 genome contains the following:
- a CDS encoding HlyD family type I secretion periplasmic adaptor subunit produces MRVTNAIRALLRRLGLSATEKPFTVNEINSVVTEDAPRASRITLWACFAFLMALIIWAACAQVDEVTRGEGKAIPSSRLQKIQNLEGGIISEVFVHEGEIVEAGQPLLRLDDTRFRSNVGESEADRNALIARIARLQAQLDDKPLALSPEIERDAPGVASGERELFNAQRERFRNEISGLEEQLVQRRQELLDYKSKSTQFRQSLGLLQQELRMSEPLVAAGAISKVEVLRLRRSEVETRGQLESVQLSIPRAQSAINEIESKIAEAKERYRSELLTELNEAHTNLTKTQASGKAIEDRVNRTLVTSPVRGIVQQMLVNTIGGVIQPGDELVEIVPLDDTLLVEAMVRPQDIAFLHPGQQAMIKFTAYDYTIYGGLKGSLEHISADTITDKEGRSFYQIHLRTNSNHLGGEENPLLIIPGMVVSVDIITGRKSVLSYLLKPILRAKAEALRER; encoded by the coding sequence ATGCGAGTCACTAACGCCATTCGCGCGCTCCTGCGCCGCCTGGGCCTGAGCGCCACTGAAAAACCATTTACCGTTAATGAGATCAACAGCGTGGTTACCGAGGATGCGCCGCGCGCATCGCGCATCACCCTGTGGGCCTGCTTCGCCTTTCTGATGGCGCTTATCATCTGGGCGGCTTGCGCCCAGGTTGATGAAGTCACCCGTGGCGAAGGCAAAGCTATTCCCTCTTCGCGGCTGCAAAAAATTCAGAACCTTGAAGGGGGGATTATCTCCGAGGTGTTTGTCCACGAAGGGGAGATTGTTGAAGCGGGACAGCCGCTGCTGCGCCTGGATGACACCCGCTTTCGCTCTAATGTTGGCGAAAGCGAGGCAGACCGCAACGCATTAATCGCCCGTATCGCGCGCCTGCAGGCCCAGCTTGATGACAAACCACTGGCCCTGAGCCCTGAAATCGAGCGTGATGCCCCGGGAGTCGCCAGTGGCGAGCGCGAGTTATTTAATGCCCAGCGCGAGCGGTTTCGTAATGAGATCTCAGGCCTTGAAGAGCAACTGGTGCAGCGTCGCCAGGAGTTACTGGACTACAAATCAAAAAGTACCCAGTTCCGCCAGAGTCTGGGGCTGCTGCAGCAAGAGCTGAGAATGTCCGAGCCGCTGGTTGCCGCCGGGGCTATCTCTAAAGTGGAAGTGCTGCGCCTGCGCCGCTCTGAAGTGGAAACCCGCGGCCAGCTGGAATCAGTACAGTTGTCCATTCCCCGGGCCCAGTCGGCCATTAATGAAATCGAGAGCAAAATTGCCGAAGCCAAAGAGCGCTACCGCAGCGAATTGCTGACCGAGCTGAACGAAGCCCACACCAATCTGACCAAGACCCAGGCCTCAGGTAAAGCCATTGAAGACCGGGTTAACCGTACCCTGGTGACATCGCCGGTGCGCGGCATTGTGCAGCAGATGCTGGTGAACACCATTGGCGGCGTGATCCAGCCGGGTGATGAGCTGGTTGAAATCGTACCGCTTGATGACACCCTGCTGGTTGAAGCGATGGTCCGCCCGCAGGATATTGCCTTCCTGCACCCGGGCCAGCAGGCAATGATTAAATTCACCGCCTACGATTACACCATCTATGGCGGGCTGAAGGGCTCTCTGGAGCATATCAGTGCCGATACCATCACCGACAAAGAAGGCCGCAGCTTTTACCAGATCCACCTGCGTACCAACAGTAACCACCTGGGCGGGGAAGAGAACCCATTGCTGATTATTCCGGGGATGGTGGTCTCCGTTGATATTATTACCGGCCGTAAGTCCGTGCTCAGCTACCTGCTGAAGCCCATTTTGCGGGCCAAAGCAGAGGCGCTGCGCGAACGATAA
- the lapG gene encoding cysteine protease LapG has product MNRPLSRSYYGWLAGLMLLMMSPLLPAGWNFDIINQQSQQRYGPPSPEARRHITAWEVLIKHPPKGVLNQLTQVNRFFNSRMQFRDDISLWRQNDYWATPMEFLRRGAGDCEDFALAKYFTLRQMGIPASQLRITYVKALRLNQAHMVLTWYATPGSIPLVLDNLTSEILPAGRRQDLQPVYSFNSQGVWMPQAGQTKHIGSSNRLSRWQDLRARMRAEGFDIQQ; this is encoded by the coding sequence GTGAACCGTCCACTGAGCAGATCATATTACGGCTGGCTGGCTGGTCTGATGCTGCTGATGATGTCGCCGCTCCTGCCTGCGGGCTGGAATTTCGACATTATTAATCAGCAAAGCCAGCAGCGTTATGGCCCCCCGTCGCCAGAGGCCAGGCGCCATATCACCGCCTGGGAGGTGCTGATAAAGCACCCGCCCAAAGGGGTGCTGAACCAGCTTACCCAGGTAAACCGGTTCTTTAACAGCCGGATGCAGTTTCGCGACGATATCTCCCTGTGGCGGCAAAACGACTACTGGGCAACCCCGATGGAGTTTTTACGCAGAGGCGCTGGCGACTGCGAAGATTTTGCCCTGGCAAAATACTTTACTCTGCGCCAGATGGGGATCCCAGCCAGCCAGCTGCGGATCACCTACGTTAAGGCACTACGGCTTAACCAGGCGCATATGGTACTGACGTGGTACGCCACCCCCGGGTCGATCCCGCTGGTTCTGGATAATCTGACCAGCGAGATCCTCCCCGCAGGCCGGCGGCAGGATTTACAGCCCGTCTACTCCTTTAACAGCCAGGGGGTGTGGATGCCCCAGGCCGGGCAAACAAAACATATCGGTAGCAGTAACAGGCTCTCGCGTTGGCAGGATCTCCGCGCCAGGATGCGCGCAGAAGGATTTGATATTCAACAATAG
- a CDS encoding LapD/MoxY N-terminal periplasmic domain-containing protein: MSLYKKLVIGGCLFTAVIFCGNVYVTQENAREQYHNQLSAHAQDTATALGLSLTANIDDPVTTELMVNAIFDSGYFYRIRVTDIRTHQVLIERNNVPPSANVPGWFVRLVHLDPGRGEATVMRGWTQAAQVEVISHPMFALSRLWHGLLASFLLLSGCSLVFMLLTALVLRGLLRPLDFIVEQATAISRREFLTLPTLPRTPELRRVVEATNMMVTGLKARFSEQASRIETLHEEAYSDSLTGLKNRRAFDIRLQSWLSDDERQSGYLLLLRVQDLVGLNQRLGGARTDKLLQAVAVLLNELQAQYLNNKGVLARIRGGEFAIIAPPVIAQQMDNLTTALSRQLESLYATGLSDVSPAACFARVAFSHGDTPQTVLMQADQALTRAETGTQFTAEPTTTREDNNSDDHHHWLNRLERVLGQESFELFSQPVYQCNKQKIILHRKILARIKTDNGEIIPAGRFMPWVHHLGLSQRMDIVMLRQTLKAMEKGTDHLALSISGESVADDASINALLQPLKQARHLANRLTLELDENALPPPERITVLVHKLKALGCGLGIQHFGGRFHLIGNLPQWGLAWLKVDSGFIRNIDQEEDKRLFIEATYWATRQINLPLIAERVETEGELQVLEDIGLYGAMGRYFNDASTFTQS, from the coding sequence ATGTCCCTTTATAAAAAGCTGGTTATTGGTGGTTGCTTGTTTACGGCAGTAATTTTTTGCGGCAACGTTTATGTCACCCAGGAAAACGCACGCGAGCAGTACCACAACCAGCTAAGCGCCCACGCCCAGGATACCGCCACAGCGCTGGGCCTGTCGCTGACGGCCAATATTGATGATCCGGTAACCACGGAGCTGATGGTCAACGCCATTTTTGACAGCGGTTACTTCTACCGCATCCGGGTGACAGATATCCGCACCCATCAGGTGCTTATTGAGCGCAATAATGTGCCGCCCAGCGCCAATGTGCCGGGCTGGTTCGTGCGCCTGGTACACCTTGATCCCGGGCGCGGCGAGGCGACCGTAATGCGCGGCTGGACCCAGGCAGCACAGGTGGAAGTTATCAGCCACCCGATGTTTGCCCTGTCCCGCCTGTGGCACGGTCTGCTGGCGAGCTTCTTACTGCTGAGCGGTTGCAGCCTGGTCTTTATGCTGCTGACAGCCCTGGTGCTGCGCGGCCTGCTGCGCCCGCTGGACTTTATTGTAGAGCAGGCCACCGCCATCAGCCGCCGTGAGTTTCTCACCCTCCCTACCCTGCCCAGGACGCCCGAGCTGCGCCGGGTAGTGGAAGCCACCAACATGATGGTCACCGGGCTCAAAGCGCGGTTTAGCGAGCAGGCCTCGCGCATTGAAACGCTGCACGAGGAAGCCTACAGCGACAGTCTGACCGGGCTGAAAAACCGGCGGGCTTTTGATATCAGGCTGCAATCCTGGCTCAGTGATGACGAGCGCCAGTCCGGGTATCTGCTGCTGCTGCGGGTGCAGGATCTGGTGGGTCTTAACCAGCGACTGGGGGGAGCCAGAACCGACAAGCTGCTACAGGCCGTGGCCGTCTTACTCAATGAGCTACAGGCCCAGTACCTGAATAATAAAGGTGTGCTGGCGCGTATCCGCGGCGGGGAGTTTGCCATTATTGCCCCGCCGGTCATTGCGCAGCAGATGGACAACCTGACCACCGCCCTCAGCAGGCAGCTGGAATCACTGTATGCCACAGGGCTGAGCGATGTCTCCCCCGCGGCCTGTTTTGCCCGCGTGGCCTTTTCCCACGGTGATACCCCACAAACGGTGCTGATGCAGGCCGACCAGGCGCTGACCCGGGCAGAAACCGGCACACAGTTCACCGCAGAGCCCACCACAACACGGGAAGATAACAACAGTGATGATCACCACCACTGGCTTAACCGCCTGGAACGGGTACTGGGGCAGGAGTCTTTCGAGCTGTTCTCTCAGCCGGTGTATCAGTGCAATAAGCAGAAAATTATTCTGCACCGCAAAATCCTGGCGCGTATCAAAACAGACAACGGCGAGATTATTCCCGCCGGGCGCTTTATGCCCTGGGTACACCATCTGGGGTTAAGCCAGCGGATGGATATCGTGATGCTGCGCCAGACCCTGAAAGCCATGGAAAAAGGTACAGACCACCTGGCGCTGAGTATCAGCGGCGAAAGCGTGGCGGATGATGCCAGTATCAATGCGCTGCTACAGCCCCTCAAACAGGCCCGCCATCTGGCAAACCGGCTGACCCTGGAGCTGGATGAAAATGCGCTGCCGCCCCCGGAGCGTATTACGGTTCTGGTGCACAAATTAAAAGCGCTGGGCTGCGGGCTGGGGATCCAGCATTTTGGTGGCCGCTTCCATCTGATTGGCAATCTGCCCCAGTGGGGGCTGGCATGGCTGAAGGTGGACAGCGGGTTTATCCGCAATATTGACCAGGAAGAAGATAAGCGGCTGTTTATTGAAGCCACTTACTGGGCGACCCGCCAGATTAATTTACCGCTCATTGCTGAGCGCGTCGAAACCGAAGGTGAACTGCAGGTGCTGGAAGATATTGGCCTGTATGGCGCAATGGGACGCTATTTTAATGACGCCAGCACGTTTACTCAATCATAA
- a CDS encoding DoxX family protein: protein MQYLSLDKYRNGVLLAARILLMILFVLFGWQKITAFGATVGYMASVGAPVPAISAAIAVITELGFGLLIVLGYFTRPLALLMAIYTVVTAIIGHPYWGMSGMDQYMAMINFYKNISIAGGLLLLAFTGPGQYSLDRR from the coding sequence ATGCAATACTTGTCGCTGGATAAATACAGAAACGGCGTGCTGCTGGCCGCCCGTATTCTGCTGATGATTTTGTTTGTCTTATTTGGCTGGCAGAAAATTACCGCTTTTGGTGCCACCGTGGGTTATATGGCCTCGGTCGGTGCGCCGGTGCCTGCCATATCCGCAGCGATTGCGGTCATTACTGAGCTGGGCTTTGGTCTGCTGATCGTCCTGGGGTATTTTACCCGCCCGCTGGCGCTGCTGATGGCGATTTATACCGTGGTCACGGCTATTATCGGCCACCCTTACTGGGGCATGAGCGGTATGGATCAATATATGGCGATGATCAACTTCTATAAAAATATCAGCATCGCCGGTGGCCTGCTGTTGCTGGCCTTCACCGGGCCGGGGCAATATTCACTGGATCGCCGCTAA
- a CDS encoding class I adenylate-forming enzyme family protein, producing MSSSSADDRNLYQALSRSAARHPDSLALAFETQRYRYRDFHLRVRQAMAQLDQGWSLRKGDRILLAWGNHPAFCEVLFAALGLGIEVVPFSTKLKQAECGELVSQIAPRVVLFDATLQDWLKHTPGARCISLSEWQALPLPAPLARLPVRVSREDTAVIMFTSGTTGAPKGAVITHHNLLCAIDAYRQTLSLSAADSTVLAVPVYHITGLSALLALFISLGAAIWLHHRFNAAQVINTLREQNITFLHGSPTVFILLCQAVRDFPPGDPGDFPALRTIACGAGQLSDGLITALKTRFPHTAIRPVYGLTETTSPATIFPGDVRGSHKRGSAGQAIPGLEIVVRSESQQPLPAGQTGHIWLRGDVVIRAYWQHNARLPACDEQGWFYTGDLGYLDEEGWLYIRDRSKDMINRGGEKVYSLELENILSTYRGVREVAVIPTPSQIYGEEPVAFIVPDGHAPLTSEEILSWLQARVARFKLPARIIFTRILPRTHNGKVSKQQLKTHLAHAITTLSAEAKK from the coding sequence ATGAGCAGCAGCTCCGCCGACGACCGGAACCTGTACCAGGCCCTGAGCCGCAGCGCCGCCCGCCACCCAGATTCCCTGGCGCTGGCGTTTGAAACACAGCGCTACCGCTACCGGGATTTTCATCTCCGTGTCCGGCAGGCTATGGCGCAGCTTGACCAGGGCTGGTCACTGCGCAAGGGCGACAGGATCCTGCTGGCCTGGGGGAACCACCCCGCTTTTTGTGAGGTTCTGTTTGCCGCTCTGGGGCTGGGTATTGAAGTGGTGCCCTTCAGCACCAAACTGAAGCAGGCCGAATGCGGGGAACTGGTAAGCCAGATAGCGCCCCGGGTTGTCCTGTTCGATGCCACACTCCAGGACTGGCTGAAACACACCCCCGGGGCGCGCTGCATCTCCCTGAGCGAGTGGCAGGCGCTGCCTCTCCCGGCGCCACTGGCCCGCCTGCCGGTGCGGGTCAGCCGCGAGGATACGGCCGTCATTATGTTTACGTCCGGCACCACCGGGGCCCCCAAAGGGGCAGTTATCACCCACCATAATCTGCTGTGCGCCATTGACGCCTACCGGCAAACGCTCAGCCTCAGCGCCGCAGACAGCACCGTGCTGGCGGTGCCGGTCTACCACATTACCGGCTTGTCTGCGCTACTGGCGCTGTTTATCAGCCTTGGTGCCGCCATCTGGCTGCACCACCGCTTTAACGCCGCACAGGTGATAAACACGCTGCGCGAGCAGAACATTACCTTCCTGCATGGCTCGCCAACGGTCTTTATTCTGCTTTGCCAGGCCGTGCGTGACTTTCCCCCGGGCGACCCCGGCGACTTTCCCGCATTACGCACCATTGCCTGCGGCGCGGGCCAGCTGAGCGATGGGCTGATAACCGCGCTGAAAACCCGTTTCCCCCATACGGCTATCCGGCCGGTTTACGGCTTAACTGAAACCACCTCCCCCGCCACCATCTTCCCGGGCGATGTCCGGGGCAGCCATAAGCGCGGCAGCGCCGGGCAGGCGATCCCCGGCCTTGAGATAGTTGTCCGCAGCGAAAGCCAGCAGCCACTCCCCGCCGGGCAAACCGGCCATATCTGGCTCAGAGGCGATGTGGTGATCCGCGCATACTGGCAACACAACGCGCGGCTCCCCGCCTGCGATGAACAGGGCTGGTTTTATACCGGTGATCTTGGCTACCTCGACGAAGAAGGCTGGCTGTACATCCGGGATCGCAGCAAAGACATGATTAACCGCGGCGGAGAGAAAGTTTACTCCCTTGAGCTGGAAAATATTCTTTCAACCTACCGGGGCGTGCGGGAGGTGGCCGTCATTCCCACCCCCAGCCAGATATACGGCGAAGAGCCCGTGGCGTTTATTGTGCCGGATGGTCACGCCCCCCTCACCAGCGAAGAAATCCTCAGCTGGCTGCAGGCCCGGGTCGCCCGCTTTAAACTCCCGGCCCGCATCATCTTCACCCGGATACTGCCACGCACCCATAACGGCAAGGTCAGCAAACAGCAGCTGAAAACGCACCTTGCGCACGCCATTACCACCCTGTCTGCGGAGGCTAAAAAATGA
- a CDS encoding acyl CoA:acetate/3-ketoacid CoA transferase, producing the protein MSSRFISAREAAQLITSGDTVCTVGMTLTGAAESILHAIEARFLHTGEPRNLTLLHAAGQSDRLRGIEHFAHPGMVTRLIGSHWGLAPRWMAMINNNDVEAWCLPQGQIVHLYSAMAAGLAGRLSPVGLGTFVDPRIEGGRMNARTRTQPDLVEHVVFRGDEYLFYPAIPLSVVIVRATHADEDGNLTTDEEAMKLEVLHAVLAARRYGAKVLAQVKYRVAKGSLHPKRVTVPANLVDAIVVCAEPHTDHRQTSGWGFDPALCGDIRPPAGQCAPQALDLRTLIGRIACRYLTPGCVINLGTGIPNDVIGNIIHEELPEAQITVTVESGIYGGQQAGGVDFGTGRNLSAMISHQDQMLYYNGAGVDITFMGAGEMDPHGNVNATRLGDSCPGAGGFIDITQNARHVVFCSSFTAKGLEIACEQGALRILREGRIRKFVPRVNQISYNGEQARARGQTMHYVTERAVFELRPEGPVLTEIAPGICPERDILAQMDFRPAIAADLRVMDSRLFTPQPCGLAEQLARHSTADEEGTPHETCQ; encoded by the coding sequence ATGAGTAGCCGGTTTATCAGCGCCCGTGAAGCGGCGCAGCTTATCACCAGTGGCGACACGGTCTGCACCGTCGGCATGACGCTCACCGGCGCGGCAGAATCCATATTACACGCCATTGAGGCGCGCTTTCTGCACACCGGCGAGCCGCGCAACCTGACACTGCTGCACGCCGCCGGGCAAAGCGATCGCCTGCGCGGCATTGAGCACTTTGCCCACCCGGGCATGGTGACCAGGCTTATCGGCTCCCACTGGGGCCTGGCCCCGCGCTGGATGGCGATGATCAACAACAATGACGTGGAAGCCTGGTGCCTGCCCCAGGGGCAAATTGTCCACCTTTACAGCGCAATGGCCGCCGGGCTGGCGGGGCGGCTTTCGCCTGTCGGGCTGGGGACGTTTGTTGATCCGCGCATTGAAGGCGGGCGCATGAACGCCCGGACCCGCACACAGCCGGACCTTGTCGAGCATGTGGTATTCCGCGGTGATGAGTACCTGTTCTACCCGGCCATCCCCCTCAGTGTCGTGATTGTGCGCGCCACCCATGCCGATGAAGACGGCAACCTCACCACAGATGAAGAGGCCATGAAGCTCGAAGTGCTGCACGCCGTTCTCGCCGCCAGGCGCTACGGTGCGAAGGTGCTGGCACAGGTGAAATACCGCGTGGCGAAAGGCTCACTGCACCCGAAACGCGTTACCGTTCCCGCAAACCTGGTCGACGCGATAGTCGTGTGCGCCGAGCCTCACACGGATCACCGCCAGACATCAGGCTGGGGGTTTGATCCGGCCCTGTGTGGCGACATTCGCCCTCCCGCCGGGCAATGTGCCCCGCAGGCCCTTGATCTGCGCACACTTATCGGCCGGATTGCCTGCCGCTATCTGACCCCCGGCTGCGTGATAAACCTCGGCACCGGCATTCCCAATGATGTGATTGGCAACATCATCCACGAGGAGCTGCCCGAAGCGCAGATAACCGTCACGGTGGAGTCCGGTATTTATGGGGGCCAGCAGGCAGGCGGTGTTGATTTCGGCACCGGGCGCAACCTGAGCGCGATGATAAGCCACCAGGATCAGATGCTCTACTACAACGGCGCGGGGGTGGATATCACCTTTATGGGGGCCGGAGAGATGGATCCCCACGGAAATGTCAACGCCACGCGGCTTGGGGATTCCTGCCCCGGTGCCGGCGGGTTTATCGACATCACGCAGAATGCGCGCCACGTGGTGTTCTGCTCCTCTTTTACGGCCAAAGGGCTGGAAATAGCCTGCGAGCAGGGGGCGCTGCGCATCCTGCGCGAAGGCCGGATCCGTAAATTTGTCCCCCGGGTGAATCAGATCTCCTACAACGGCGAGCAGGCCCGGGCCCGGGGGCAGACCATGCACTATGTCACCGAGCGGGCAGTCTTTGAGCTGCGCCCGGAAGGGCCAGTGCTGACAGAAATCGCCCCGGGGATCTGCCCTGAGCGCGACATTCTGGCGCAAATGGATTTTCGCCCGGCCATCGCCGCAGATCTGCGCGTGATGGACAGCCGCTTATTTACCCCACAGCCCTGTGGCCTGGCAGAACAGCTCGCCCGCCATTCAACCGCTGACGAAGAAGGAACACCCCATGAAACTTGCCAGTAA